One Coturnix japonica isolate 7356 chromosome 20, Coturnix japonica 2.1, whole genome shotgun sequence genomic window carries:
- the LOC107322794 gene encoding LOW QUALITY PROTEIN: actin, cytoskeletal 4-like (The sequence of the model RefSeq protein was modified relative to this genomic sequence to represent the inferred CDS: inserted 2 bases in 1 codon; substituted 1 base at 1 genomic stop codon): MESSVNCVVLVPCGSAGSGEHSPHTSRTAGIVMDSGDGVTHTVPIYEGYALPHAIMRLDLAGRDLTDYLMKILTEATASPPQPREIVHDIKVRVCPGGAVVKDAALQHWDLEFESPLWYCDTMKEKLCYVALDFEQEMATAASSSSLEKSYELPDGQVITIGNERFRCPEALFXFLGTESXGIHETTFNSIMKCDVDIRKDLYANTVLSGGTTMYPGIADRMQKEITALAPSTMKIKIIAPPERKYSVWIGGSILASLSTFQQMWISKQEYDESGPSTLHRKCF; encoded by the exons ATGGAGAGCTCAGTGAATTGCGTTGTTCTCGTGCCATGTGGCAGCGCTGGGAGTGGGGAGCACAGCCCGCACACCAGTCGCACCGCTGGCATTGTGATGGACTCTGGTGATGGTGTTACCCACACTGTGCCCATCTATGAAGGCTATGCCCTGCCCCATGCCATCATGCGTCTGGACCTGGCCGGCCGTGACCTGACTGACTACCTCATGAAGATCCTGACAGAGGCTACAGCTTCACCACCACAGCCCAGAGAAATTGTGCATGACATCAAGGTCCgggtgtgccccggtggcgcagtggttaaggacgccgccttgcaacactgggaCCTcgagttcgaatcccccctgtggt actgtgacACTATGAAGGAGAAGCTGTGCTATGTCGCTCTGGACTTTGAGCAGGAGATGGCCACAgctgcctcttcctcctccctggAGAAGAGCTATGAGCTGCCTGATGGGCAGGTCATCACCATTGGCAATGAGAGGTTCAGGTGCCCCGAGGCCCTCTT CTTCTTGGGTACAGAGTCCTGAGGTATCCATGAAACCACCTTCAACTCAATCATGAAGTGTGATGTGGATATCCGTAAGGACCTGTATGCCAACACAGTGCTGTCTGGTGGTACCACAATGTACCCTGGCATTGCTGACAGGATGCAGAAGGAGATCACAGCCCTGGCACCCAGCACAATGAAGATCAAGATCATTGCCCCACCTGAGCGCAAATACTCTGTCTGGATCGGCGGCTCCATCCTGGCCTCCCTGTCCACCTTCCAGCAGATGTGGATCAGCAAGCAGGAGTATGATGAATCCGGCCCCTCCACTCTCCACCGCAAATGCTTCTAA